A portion of the Salvelinus fontinalis isolate EN_2023a unplaced genomic scaffold, ASM2944872v1 scaffold_0709, whole genome shotgun sequence genome contains these proteins:
- the LOC129847114 gene encoding uncharacterized protein LOC129847114, translated as MDSDEARKGLQEAPERTFPVFFRGKLGEKLHQETPGFDLLDPNMRVMDVSYNCLHDKHLKSFFRHPERKKRLVKQGLITSNEKVLCTCKEYNRYSSYIKSVQLLWEKQCCAQQKNLLKQFLVLQQQGEVPSHISLTDIREWLIAKGRNYFKNTFQSEMEEGKNLHLAELAWNVKRRLRLEELEREVCRELRLERRIRWSVIGQPGSQMGDWRPLGMETHTPLVMDSPFKHSTSSMDTLSSQISTKNLEVARLHTARPRYARPPTERPSSDSDHSGTLSTVTTCSPHSASPSVITVRDLLLMIGHITSSVLEEVNSILIPALVDLIRLRASESDAESMLSISKDTNEDSTQGSVSCTSLLSKVNVICLTQSPDSKSSPISIEEPVKTCCSSSSLSSEERAHSSSSQISTKNLLATWPRSTRPQSAKPPPAKPSRAKPPSDKPPSAKPSPAKPSPAKPSPAKPSPAKPPSAKPPSAKPPSAKPPPTKPPPAKLRSAKPQSGKPPPAKLRSAKPQSAKPPPAKPQSAKPPPAKLQSAKPLLAKLQSAKPPTATDYSGTLSAVEATGKWQLIPIRFSPLYCGPVVIRNNAGPVVKAWRTFQFISPIITYMRGGSQQVVVRMHHVSRVRGLETQLVWAISKETARLSPEGIPYCATKVQSITWIQRVAGRVTHYASHLRHETSVDVTLGCYQQTDVSVVYATLHMGLDGLLSSSAWSEAASFSTPTTQQFTDPEPEGHNCYEGWEEDLLPEEREVPLLNLYLITKRVEDIALRLVSLRQAFTTLLGSTLSRNRLFVAGKVLLGALVQANHMDEAKFIRTYKDFVDYLSDPSKRNDIERELAEAKIHHVNMIDVLFELVLFGLMTAQKSLMVHPGGFVERLYALLYSFLPTAANMEPEADRYLLLLNVRVKRLLLFTSIFLSVLPFYFLIHG; from the exons ATGGACAGCGACGAGGCCCGAAAA GGGTTACAGGAAGCCCCAGAGAGGACATTCCCTGTATTCTTCAGAGGAAAACTGGGGGAGAAG CTCCATCAGGAGACCCCCGGGTTTGACCTGTTGGACCCCAACATGAGAGTCATGGATGTTAGTTATAACTGCCTCCACGACAAACACCTGAAGAGTTTTTTCCGCCATCCGGAAAGGAAGAAGCGGCTGGTGAAGCAAGGCCTCATCACCTCAAATGAGAAG GTGCTGTGTACGTGTAAAGAGTACAATCGCTACAGTAGCTACATCAAGTCAGTTCAGTTGCTGTGGGAGAAGCAGTGCTGTGCCCAGCAG aaaaATCTTTTGAAGCAGTTCCTAGTCTTGCAGCAGCAAGGGGAGGTTCCTTCCCACATCTCACTGACGGATATTAGAGAATGGCTCATTGCCAAGGGTAGAAACTACTTCAAGAACAC GTTTCAGAGTGAAATGGAAGAGGGGAAGAACCTTCACTTGGCCGAACTGGCTTGGAATGTGAAACGACGCCTCAGGCTTGAGGAGCTGGAAAGAGAAGTGTGCAGGGAGCTGCGCCTGGAGCGCCGAATCCGCTGGTCGGTGATTGGACAG CCTGGTAGCCAGATGGGAGATTGGAGACCCCTGggcatggagacacacacacctctggtaaTGGACTCTCCCTTCAAACACTCCACCTCCTCGATGGACACTCTTTCCAGTCAGATCTCGACTAAGAACCTCGAGGTTGCTAGGCTACATACTGCCAGACCACGTTATGCCAGACCACCAACTGAAAGACCTAGCAGTGACTCTGATCACTCTGGAACCTTGTCGACTGTGACGACCTGCTCACCACATTCAGCTAGCCCGTCAGTG ATTACTGTTAGGGACTTGCTGCTCATGATTGGGCACATAACTAGCTCAGTATTGGAGGAGGTAAATAGCATCCTGATCCCTGCCTTGGTTGACCTTATAAGGCTGAGAGCTTCAGAAAGTGATGCAGAGAGTATGCTCTCCATCAGCAAAGACACCAACGAAGATTCAACCCAGGGCTCTGTCAGCTGTACCTCCCTACTCTCCAAAGTCAATGTGATCTGTCTCACTCAGAGTCCTGACAGTAAGTCCTCCCCAATCTCCATTGAAGAACCAGTCAAAACTTGTTGTAGCAGCAGTTCTCTGTCCAGTGAGGAACGAGCACactcttcctccagtcagatcTCTACTAAGAACCTCCTGGCTACTTGGCCACGTTCTACCAGGCCCCAATCTGCCAAACCGCCACCTGCTAAACCATCAcgtgctaaaccaccatctgataaaccaccatctgctaaaccgtcacctgctaaaccgtcacctgctaaaccgtcacctgctaaaccgtcacctgctaaaccaccatctgctaaaccaccatctgctaaaccaccatctgctaaaccaccacctactaaaccaccacctgctaaactacgatctgctaaaccacaatctggcaaaccaccacctgctaaactacgatctgctaaaccacaatctgctaaaccaccacctgctaaaccacaatctgctaaaccaccacctgctaaactacaatctgctaaaccactACTTGCTAAAttacaatctgctaaaccacctaCTGCCACTGACTACTCTGGAACCTTATCTGCTGTG GAGGCCACTGGCAAATGGCAGTTGATTCCGATTAGGTTCAGCCCCCTGTACTGTGGGCCTGTTGTGATCAGG AACAATGCCGGTCCGGTGGTTAAAGCTTGGAGAACTTTCCAGTTCATCAGCCCCATCATCACCTACATGCGTGGGGGATCCCAG caggtggtggtgaggatgcaccacGTGAGTAGGGTGAGAGGCCTGGAGACTCAACTGGTGTGGGCCATCTCCAAGGAGACAGCCAGGCTTAGTCCAGAGGGCATCCCCTACTGTGCCACCAAAGTGCAGTCCATCACTTGGATCCAG cgtGTGGCTGGCAGGGTGACCCACTATGCGTCTCACCTCCGCCACGAGACGTCTGTGGACGTGACGCTTGGCTGCTACCAG cagactgatgtcTCAGTGGTGTACGCCACTCTCCACATGGGGCTGGACGGGCTTCTCTCCTCTTCAGCGTGGTCGGAGGCTGCCTCCTTCTCTACGCCCACCACTCAGCAGTTCACTGACCCAGAGCCTGAGGGCCACAACTGCTATGAG GGCTGGGAGGAGGACCTGctgcctgaggagagggaggttccTCTGCTAAA CCTCTACCTTATCACCAAGAGAGTGGAGGACATCGCCCTGAGGCTCGTCTCCCTGCGCCAGGCCTTCACT aCCCTGCTTGGTTCCACCCTGAGCAGGAACCGTCTGTTTGTGGCGGGAAAGGTCCTCCTGGGCGCACTGGTTCAGGCCAACCACATG GACGAGGCCAAGTTCATCCGTACCTATAAGGACTTTGTGGACTACCTGAGTGACCCCTCCAAGCGGAATGACATTGAGAGGGAGCTGGCTGAGGCAAAG ATCCATCATGTGAACATGATAGATGTCCTCTTTGAGCTGGTGCTGTTTGGGTTAATGACAGCTCAGAAGTCCCTGATGGTG CACCCTGGTGGGTTCGTGGAGCGTCTGTACGCTCTCCTGTACTCCTTCCTGCCCACTGCTGCCAACATGGAGCCAGAGGCTGACAGATACCTGCTGCTGCTCAATGTAAGAGTAAAGAGATTACTTCTTTTTACTTCCATATTCTTAAGTGTACTTCCTTTTTACTTCCTTATTCATGGTTAA